In Candidatus Binatota bacterium, the genomic window AGCGAGCACGTTCCAGGCGCGCCGGCACCATGTCGGCCACGACCACGGACGCGCCCAGTTGCTTAGCCAATAACAGGTGCAACACGCCCATTATCCCGGCACCGATGACAGCCACCGTATCGCCCGGGGCAACGGCTCCACGGGCAAGCGACTTCACCACGCAGGCCACCGGCTCCACGAGGCTGGCCGACACGAAGTCTATTCCCTCGGGCAACAGCAGCGTGTCGTTGTCAGCGTTGGGAGCCGCGGCCACAAAGTACTCGGCCAGGCCGCCGGGGCTGAGGCCGTTCTGCCGCCAGGTCGGGCAGTGCACCGGCGCGCCACGCCGGCACTGTCGGCAGTGGCCGCAAGGCGCGTGGTGGTGCACGAACACGCGATCGCCGATCTCGAGCTGCTCAACTCCCTGGCCCAGTGCAGCCACTTCGCCGGCCGGCTCGTGTCCGAAGACCAGCGGGGCCTTGCGGCGCATGTACCAGGACATGATGTCGCCCGTGCAGATGCCGCAGGCGCGAGTACGAACGAGTATCTCGCCCGGACCCGGCTCGGGTACCGGCTGGTCCTCTATGCGAACGTCGTCGCCATCGTAGTAGCGGGCTACTTTCACGCGGGCTCCTTCATGACGGCCCTGGCCCGTGGGGAAGAACGGCACACTTGACCTGCTGGCCTGCGCCCAGGTCTTCGAACACGGCCGGGAGCTCGTCCAGCGACGCGGTTGAAGTTATGAACGGCGACCAGTCCACCGAGGGGTCGCCCAGCAGCCCGGCGGCCACCTCGACGTCGGCCGGGCAGAAATGAAAAGGGCTCGTGATAGCCACGCCGTCGTAGTGCAAGCGGTAGCTGTCAAGCGACACCCGCGAACCGGCCGGGCAACCACCGAACAACACCACGCTGCCGCCGCGGGCCACCAGTTGCGGCGCCTGCTCCCATACCTCGATGCTGCCCGTGCACTCCACCACAAGGTCGGCCCCCCTGCCCCCCGTGAGCTGGGCAAGCGAAGCCTCCAGGTCGTCGTCCTCGCCCAGCACGGCGTCGGCGCCCAGCCTGCGGGCCACCTCGAGCCTGAACGGCCTTCGCCCGGCTACCACCACCCGGCCGGCACCCGCCCGCTTGAGCGCCACCAGCCACAGCAACGCAATGGGGCCGGCCCCGAGCAACAGGACCGTGGCCGACTCGTCGCGATCACGAAGCGGCACGCCCGACATGCCGTGGCACACCGTCGACAACGGCTCGAGCAGGGCGGCATGCTCAAAGGGCAGGTGATTGGGACGACGGTAAACGTTGCTACGCAGCACCCGCTCGGTAATGAGCAGGTACTGCGAGTAGGCGCCCAGGATCATCTCGTCCATCAGGCTCTCGCAGAGGTTCTGCTGACCGCGTCGGCAGTAGCGACAGTTGTTGCAGGGGCCGGTGTTGGCCGACATCAGCTCGTCGTCCACCGCGAAGCCTTCCACTGCAGCGCCGACCTGGACCACGCGGCCGGCAAACTCGTGGCCGAAGGGGGTCGGACAGGGCATCTTGGGGTGGCCGCGACGCCAGGCTTTCAGGTCGGTGCCACAGGTGAGCGCCGCGCGCACCTCGAGCACGATGTCGCCGGGACCGGGCCTGGGATCGGGCGCGTCGTCTTCGACGATGATGAGCCCGGGTTCCTGCAGCACGCAGCGCTTCACGGCTACGAGTTACCGCGGGCATCCGGGCCGACGGACGCTAGCCCGGCGGACACGGCTTTCAGAGCCCGCCCAGCCAGTTCTCGATAGCGTCGAGCCCCTTGCTGAGCTGCTCCATCGAGGTGGCGTACGATACGCGAAAGTGATCCGAAGAGCCGAAGTCGTTGCCACCGACCACACCCACCGAAGCGCCGTCGAGCATGGCCAGCGCGAAGGCATCACCATCGTCCACGCCCGCTCGTTGGAACGCATCGCGTGCGTTCACAAAAACGTAGAACGCGCCGCCTGGCGGGGACACCGACAGGCCATCAATGGCGTTGAAGCGCTCGCAAACGTAGTCACGTCGCCGGCCAAACTCTTCTATCATCGGCGCCAGCGCCGACTGGGGGCCGGTAAGTGCCTCCACTGCGGCAGCCTGGGCAATAGAGCTGGGGTTCGAAGTCATCTGCCCCTGCAACGTGAGCATCGCCTTGATGACGTTTGCCGGGGCAGCGCAATAGCCCACCCTCCAGCCTGTCATGGCGTAGGTCTTCGACACCGAGTTGGCCACCACCGTGCGCTCCCTGAGCGACGGGAACATCGTGAGCAGGTGCGGCGGGCGGCCGCCGTCGTAGCGTACGAACTCGTAGACGTCATCGCACAACACCACGCAGTCGTGGCGTTCGAGCACCGCCCCCAGCTCGCGCAGGCCGGCTTCGTCGTAGCAGGCGCCGGTGGGGTTGGACGGGCTGTTGAGTATGACCATGCGCGTTGCCGGGGTCAGCGCGGCCTCGAGCTCGGCCGCAGACAGCAGGAAACCGTTTTCCTCTGAAGTCGACAACACCCGCGGCACGCCACCCGACAACGCCACCATGTCGGGATAACTCACCCAGTAAGGCCCGGGTATCACCACCTCGTCGCCATCGGACAACAACGCCTGCATGGCGTTGTACAGCGTGTGCTTGCCCCCACAACTGGCCATGACCTCGGCCTGGGAGTAGTCGAGTGCGTTGTCACGCGCCAGCTTGACCGTAATCGCATGTCGCATCTCGGGAGTTCCACCGACCGGGGTGTACTTGAACTCGCCGTTACGAATGGACTGGTGGGCCGCCTCGCAGACGTTGTCCCAGGTTGGAAAATCGGGCTCGCCGGCGGCAAAGCCGACAACGTCGCGGCCCGAGGCCTTCAGCTCTATCACGCGCGAGTTCATCGCCATGGTCGACGACGGTTTTACCTTCTGCAGGCGGTCGGAAAGTTTCAAGCCCTGTCCCTCATTTTGAAAATTTATCGTTGAGCGCGCGCAGGACACATGGCGGAACCTGCGCCGACACGTCGCCGCCGAGAGTGGCTACTTCGCGTATGAGACTGGAACTTGTGTAGAAATGCGCTTCGTCGGCCATGAGAAATACCGTCTGCACATCAGTGCAGAGGTGACGGTTCATCAACGCCATCTGGAACTCGTAGTCAAAATCGGCCACCGCCCTCAGCCCACGTATCACCGCCCCCGCGCCGTTGTCGCGCGCGTAGTCGACCAGCAGCCCGTGAAACGAATCCACCGACACGCGATCACCGTACTGGCTCGTGGCCTCGGCTATCATCGCCTCGCGATCCTGGCGGGTAAACAGGCCCCCGGGCTTGTCCTTGTTGTATGCCACCGCGATGCGCAGGTGGTCAAACAGGGCCAGGGCCCTCTCCACAATGTCCAGATGCCCGTTGGTCACCGGGTCAAACGAACCGGGATAGACAGCGATCCTTTTGCTCACTTAATGACTCCCTTCATGTTCCACTCCCCTGCCGCCTCGCCCCGGCCTCGTACAACCACAGTGCAGTGTCGCCGTAATCGTCTCTTCTTACCAGCAGCAGGCTACCAGTCGAGTCGGGGAGTCCGGCCTGGCGGTCAGTTTCAACGCTCACCCAGCCGCCCGGCCCCAACAGCTCCAAGCCACCCAGTGCCTCAAGGGTCTCCAGTGCCAGCGGGCCCGCGTATGGGGGATCGACAAAAACACCGTCAAAAACCCGTCCTTCGCGCGCGAGCCTGCGCAACGCAGCAGCCACCTCTGCGCGCAGCACTTCCGCTTGCAAGCCATCTGCCCGCGTACCATCTGCCCGCAAGCCACAGCGCTCAAGGTTGGCCTCTATCACACCCACCGCCCCACGATCGCGCTCCACGCTCAACAACTCGGCCGCCCCGCGACTCAAGCCCTCGAGGCCCAGCGCGCCGCTGCCCGCAAACAGGTCGAGCAAGCTGGCCCCCTCCAACTCGTAGCGCACGAGCAGGCGGTTAAACAGGGCCTCGCGCACCCGGTCAGCCGTGGGCCGAGTGCCCTTGCCCGGCACGGCTGCCAACCTGCGTCCCTTGAACTTTCCGCCTACAATACGCAACGGCGAACGGACTTATAGCTCAGCCCTCCACGGCGGGCAAAAAGGGCTGCTCACTCCTTTTTTGCGAAGGGGAGCCAGCCCGGGGCATCCGGACCGGGAGGCGCCCCTGCCACGCCGGTCCCCACCCCACCGGCAATCTCGCTGCTTTACACCAGTGGGGCGCTGAAGTAACTTGCGCGCCGTGAACGCCGCCGTCATACCCGTGCGATCCACCACCGGGGCCAAGCAGAGACTGGGCCAACGGCTGGACCCGGCGCGCCGCGAAGCCCTCGCCCTGGCCATGCTCGACGACATGCTGGCGGCGCTGGTCGGCTCACGCGCACTCGACCTGCCAGCCGTGGTGAGCAGCGACCCGGTGCTGCTTGAGCGGGCGAGGTCGCGGGACGTCCTAGCGCTGGACGAACGCCAGCTCCAGGGCCGAGCCCTTGGACTCAATGGCGCGGTGGCATGGGCCGCCGAACAACTCGAGCAGCGCGGGGCCACCCGGCTGCTGGCCATTCCCGGCGACGTGCCGCTGCTGCGGTCCCGTGAAATCGACGAACTGCTTGAGCTCGATTCCCCGCGCCGGTCGGTGCTGCTGGTGCGATCGGGGTCACCCGGCGGCACCAACGGCCTGCTGCTCAGCCCACCCACGGTCATGCAACCGCGCTTCGAGGGCGAGAGCCTGGCCGCGCACGAGAACGCCTGCCAACAGGCCGGCCTGCCCTGCACCGTGCTTACTCTCTCCAGTTTTGCGCTGGACCTCGATCGACCCGAAGACCTCGAAACCCTGCTCGACGCTGCCGAAGACCTGCAAACCACTCGCCTTCTCAGGCACTGGTTCGCGGGCGACCTGCGCAACAGCACGGCAGCGTGAGCACGGGTGCCCGCTGATAAAAAAAATTCGACGGCTACCGCAGACAGCCGTGGTGGTGTCCCGGTGCTACTGGTGTCGGGCTTTCTCGGGTCGGGCAAAACCACCCTCGTGCGCCACCTGCTCGACGACGCCATCGCCAACGGGGTGAAGGTTGCCATCGTCACCAACGAATTCGGCGAGCTCGGACTCGACGCCGCGCTGATCGGCCAGGGCGGGCAAGCCACCGTCGAGCTGGAGGGCGGCTGCGTGTGCTGCCAGCTCTCCGACGAACTGCTCGAAACCTTGCAGGAGCTACGCGAGAACGTAGACCCGGATCGCATCATCATCGAGACCTCGGGCGTCGCCCTGCCCTACGACACCCTGCTGCAGCTGTGGCGCGAGCCAGTAAACTCCTGGCTGGCTGACGACGCGGCCCTGGTGGTGGTCGACGCCCTGCAGATGTACGAGCAACGCGACCTCGAGGGCACCTTTGAGCAGCAGGTCAGCTCGGCCGACCTGCTGCTGCTCAACAAGATAGACCTCGTGCCCGACTCGGCGCTTCCGGCCATCGAAGCCCGGTTGCGGGCCATGGAACCCGACGCGCCCCTGCTTCACGCGAGCCACTGCCAGGTGGACCCGGCAGTGCTTTTCACGCCGCGGCCGTCGCAACCGGGCGACGAACAGCAGACGGGCGAGCGGCGTCGCGCACCGGCCGAGCGCGGGGCGCACGACGAACACAACCACGATCACTTCACGAACGAGGTCATCAGTGTGGCCGATGACAGCGATCTCGCACAGCTCGAGGCCGAGCTGCTCAAAACCTCGCCGCTGCGGGTCAAGGGATTCGTGCGTGTTGGCGGGTGCGTGAAGTTACTGCAGGGCGTGGGCAGCCGGCTCGATGTGTCCGACGCGGCCGACGGCGTGGACGACAAGCTCGTGGGTCGCGTGGTGATTATACGTCGCGCCAGCGATCAGTCGCGCGATTCGTAGTCGAACACGAGACCCTCTTCACCGGGGCTGATTTCGCCGGCGCTGACGCGTACCTGACCGCCGTGGGCAAGCCGCCCGAACAGTATCTCGTCGCTGAGCACGCCGCTTATTTCTTTCTCGACCAGGCGTCTGAGCGGGCGCGCACCGAAGGCGGGGTCATATCCCTTGCGTGCCAGCCATGACAGGGCCGAGGCCTCGATCACCAGCGAAACGTTGCGGCTCTTGAGCCTGGCCTCCAGCTCGCTGCCTATTTTTTCGACCACCTGCTCGGCGACCTCGATCGGTAGCGGATTGAACGGCACTATTGCGCTCAGGCGGTTGCGGAACTCGGGGCTGAACAGCTTTTCAATGGCCTTCATCGAGCGCCCGGCACCGTCGGCCGTCTGCTCAAAACCAATAGCGTTGGCCTCGGCGTCGCGCGCGCCGCTGTTGGTGGTCATGATCAGAACCACCTGGCGAAAATCGCTCTTGCGTCCATTGTTGTCGGTAAGCGTCGCGTAGTCCATGACCTGCAGGAGAATATTGAAGACATCCTCGTGGGCCTTTTCTATTTCGTCGAACAAGACCACCGCGTGGGGAGTGCGATGCACGGCATCGGTGAGCTGCCCACCCTGGTCGTAGCCCACGTAGCCCGGGGGCGCACCTATAAGCCTGGAGACGGTGTGCTTCTCCATGTACTCGCTCATGTCAAAACGCAGGAACTCCACGCCCATCGATAAAGCCAGCTGGCGGGCCAGCTCGGTCTTGCCGACCCCCGTGGGGCCGGCGAAAAGAAAACTGCCCACGGGCTTGTCGGGCTCGGCCAGTCCCGATCGCGACAGGCGAATGGCGCTCACCACCTTAGCGACAGCCTCGTCCTGGCCGTAGACCATCAGGCGTATGTCGCGATCAAGGGTTTCGAGTCGACGTCGGTCGTGCACGTGCACGGTG contains:
- a CDS encoding sorbitol dehydrogenase, with translation MPFFPTGQGRHEGARVKVARYYDGDDVRIEDQPVPEPGPGEILVRTRACGICTGDIMSWYMRRKAPLVFGHEPAGEVAALGQGVEQLEIGDRVFVHHHAPCGHCRQCRRGAPVHCPTWRQNGLSPGGLAEYFVAAAPNADNDTLLLPEGIDFVSASLVEPVACVVKSLARGAVAPGDTVAVIGAGIMGVLHLLLAKQLGASVVVADMVPARLERARCLGADGVVDVREGTLREGVEKVTAGAGADVVIVGPGSLQAMNDGLDAAGPASTVVFFTCSKPGDTLEIDPSRLYFDEISIVPSYSCGPADTRAALEYIRSGVVSADDLVTHRFPLEKAAEALAMAARTDEALKTVVVID
- a CDS encoding alcohol dehydrogenase, which encodes MKRCVLQEPGLIIVEDDAPDPRPGPGDIVLEVRAALTCGTDLKAWRRGHPKMPCPTPFGHEFAGRVVQVGAAVEGFAVDDELMSANTGPCNNCRYCRRGQQNLCESLMDEMILGAYSQYLLITERVLRSNVYRRPNHLPFEHAALLEPLSTVCHGMSGVPLRDRDESATVLLLGAGPIALLWLVALKRAGAGRVVVAGRRPFRLEVARRLGADAVLGEDDDLEASLAQLTGGRGADLVVECTGSIEVWEQAPQLVARGGSVVLFGGCPAGSRVSLDSYRLHYDGVAITSPFHFCPADVEVAAGLLGDPSVDWSPFITSTASLDELPAVFEDLGAGQQVKCAVLPHGPGPS
- a CDS encoding pyridoxal phosphate-dependent aminotransferase, with protein sequence MKLSDRLQKVKPSSTMAMNSRVIELKASGRDVVGFAAGEPDFPTWDNVCEAAHQSIRNGEFKYTPVGGTPEMRHAITVKLARDNALDYSQAEVMASCGGKHTLYNAMQALLSDGDEVVIPGPYWVSYPDMVALSGGVPRVLSTSEENGFLLSAAELEAALTPATRMVILNSPSNPTGACYDEAGLRELGAVLERHDCVVLCDDVYEFVRYDGGRPPHLLTMFPSLRERTVVANSVSKTYAMTGWRVGYCAAPANVIKAMLTLQGQMTSNPSSIAQAAAVEALTGPQSALAPMIEEFGRRRDYVCERFNAIDGLSVSPPGGAFYVFVNARDAFQRAGVDDGDAFALAMLDGASVGVVGGNDFGSSDHFRVSYATSMEQLSKGLDAIENWLGGL
- the coaD gene encoding pantetheine-phosphate adenylyltransferase, whose amino-acid sequence is MSKRIAVYPGSFDPVTNGHLDIVERALALFDHLRIAVAYNKDKPGGLFTRQDREAMIAEATSQYGDRVSVDSFHGLLVDYARDNGAGAVIRGLRAVADFDYEFQMALMNRHLCTDVQTVFLMADEAHFYTSSSLIREVATLGGDVSAQVPPCVLRALNDKFSK
- the rsmD gene encoding 16S rRNA (guanine(966)-N(2))-methyltransferase RsmD, with protein sequence MRIVGGKFKGRRLAAVPGKGTRPTADRVREALFNRLLVRYELEGASLLDLFAGSGALGLEGLSRGAAELLSVERDRGAVGVIEANLERCGLRADGTRADGLQAEVLRAEVAAALRRLAREGRVFDGVFVDPPYAGPLALETLEALGGLELLGPGGWVSVETDRQAGLPDSTGSLLLVRRDDYGDTALWLYEAGARRQGSGT
- the cofC gene encoding 2-phospho-L-lactate guanylyltransferase → MRAVNAAVIPVRSTTGAKQRLGQRLDPARREALALAMLDDMLAALVGSRALDLPAVVSSDPVLLERARSRDVLALDERQLQGRALGLNGAVAWAAEQLEQRGATRLLAIPGDVPLLRSREIDELLELDSPRRSVLLVRSGSPGGTNGLLLSPPTVMQPRFEGESLAAHENACQQAGLPCTVLTLSSFALDLDRPEDLETLLDAAEDLQTTRLLRHWFAGDLRNSTAA
- a CDS encoding GTP-binding protein, which codes for MPADKKNSTATADSRGGVPVLLVSGFLGSGKTTLVRHLLDDAIANGVKVAIVTNEFGELGLDAALIGQGGQATVELEGGCVCCQLSDELLETLQELRENVDPDRIIIETSGVALPYDTLLQLWREPVNSWLADDAALVVVDALQMYEQRDLEGTFEQQVSSADLLLLNKIDLVPDSALPAIEARLRAMEPDAPLLHASHCQVDPAVLFTPRPSQPGDEQQTGERRRAPAERGAHDEHNHDHFTNEVISVADDSDLAQLEAELLKTSPLRVKGFVRVGGCVKLLQGVGSRLDVSDAADGVDDKLVGRVVIIRRASDQSRDS